From one Rosa rugosa chromosome 4, drRosRugo1.1, whole genome shotgun sequence genomic stretch:
- the LOC133743181 gene encoding protein EARLY FLOWERING 5, protein MKTTKGGKVMNPTDAYRKELRKKELKRNKKERKKVREVGILKKDPETLKEQIDKLNKQKADGALDKARKHKKRQLEDTLNLVMKKRKEVEEKAKEKGETPVMFSHLGPPKRRTTAEEEERAKHPKPEDSVYYHPTLNPTGAPPPGKPPMFQSSIGPRIPLSAASSSGAASSTEDGILADPLLNSGDGSVLPESLPLPPPPPLPPNPAAANSGISLPPPPPPPPGPLPPKEEIANRTLLPPPPPLHQSAQPPPPGISGSERENNQSPFSDQPPAKDLTQVLPSPPPPPGLPPNSANTQFEGATSDAETNNTLVTRDLTKMVPPPPPPRQQPPVPGPTLIPNIHPDVLPPGISRFPPPPPPPDMRPPLSAPGLPSRPGPPGMMVPMIPRPPYGPPPGPPPMMRPPLPPGPPPTFQEDDHVAYGVAAHHKPSYIKSAASTVVKRPLAQHTPELTAMVPASVRVRREMAAPKAKAKTSLPTTAAAARPVATVVKPESANSSSAPKAGSIDDSYMAFLEDMKALGALEG, encoded by the exons ATGAAGACGACCAAGGGAGGCAAGGTCATGAACCCTACGGACGCTTATCGTAAGGAGCTCCGCAAAAAGGAATTGAAAAGG aacaagaaagaaagaaagaaggtgAGGGAGGTGGGGATCTTGAAGAAGGATCCCGAGACCCTGAAGGAGCAGATTGATAAGTTGAATAAGCAGA AGGCTGATGGTGCTCTGGACAAAGCAAGAAAACACAAGAAGAGGCAACTAGAGGATACACTTAATCTTGTTatgaagaagaggaag GAAGTTGAAGAGAAGGCAAAGGAGAAGGGTGAGACCCCGGTTATGTTCAG CCATTTGGGACCACCTAAAAGACGAACAAccgctgaagaagaagaaagagcaaaGCATCCAAAGCCTGAG GATTCTGTTTACTACCACCCAACCTTGAATCCTACTGGGGCCCCACCACCTGGAAAGCCTCCAATGTTTCAATCATCGATAG GACCAAGAATTCCTTTATCTGCTGCTTCATCAAGTGGGGCTGCATCATCCACTGAGGATGGAATTTTGGCTGATCCTCTGCTCAATTCTGGTGATGGCTCCGTTCTACCGGAGTCTTTACCTCTACCTCCTCCGCCTCCATTGCCGCCCAACCCTGCAGCTGCAAACTCAGGTATCTCACTgccaccacctccacctcctcctcctggacCCCTGCCTCCTAAAGAGGAGATTGCTAATCGCACTCTACTTCCCCCTCCTCCACCTCTTCACCAGTCTGCACAGCCACCTCCACCTGGTATCAGTGGAAGCGAGAGGGAGAACAATCAATCTCCATTTTCTGATCAACCACCTGCCAAGGATCTCACACAG GTACTTCCTTCCCCTCCTCCCCCTCCTGGTTTGCCTCCAAATTCAGCAAATACTCAATTTGAAGGTGCAACTTCTGATGCTGAAACCAATAATACTCTAGTGACCAGGGATCTTACTAAAATGgttccaccaccacctcctccaaGACAACAACCTCCAGTGCCTGGACCCACCCTGATTCCAAATATACATCCCGATGTGTTACCCCCAGGTATCTCTCGTTTTCCTCCACCGCCACCTCCACCAGATATGCGGCCACCATTATCTGCTCCTGGACTTCCCAGTCGACCAGGTCCACCAGGCATGATGGTCCCAATGATTCCCAGGCCACCATATGGACCTCCCCCTGGACCTCCCCCAATGATGAGACCACCACTTCCACCTGGCCCCCCTCCTACATTTCAAGAAGATGACCATGTAGCCTACGGCGTGGCTGCTCATCATAAACCATCATATATTAAATCGGCAGCATCTACTGTTGTTAAGAGGCCTCTAGCTCAGCACACTCCAGAACTTACAGCCATG GTTCCTGCATCTGTTCGGGTTAGGAGAGAGATGGCTGCCCccaaagcaaaagcaaaaacatCACTCCCAACTACAGCAGCAGCTGCCCGGCCAGTAGCTACTGTTGTGAAACCAGAGTCAGCGAACTCTTCGTCAGCACCAAAGGCAGGAAGCATTGATGACTCTTACATGGCCTTCCTGGAGGACATGAAGGCACTTGGTGCACTTGAAGGTTGA
- the LOC133743180 gene encoding probable inactive receptor kinase At2g26730 — protein MKLMASSLFIKCYPLLAILLLIHESAIAQTGYNKKEKEALDALKATFNNAYLSDNWTGIPCFLSETSKWYGIQCDPNGRVTGIVLESMGLVGNVKVDAFKDFTEMSVVSLKNNTIWGNMMDFSSNQKLTHIDISRNMLFGPMSSSVLSLGNLEYFFVQYNWLSGFIPELNQSTLKAVDLSNNKFNGPIPTTQALQTFGYNSYSGNNGLCGSPSHVPCDAVNPPSHLDSESNNRSSGSITKYHTSFSPFNAIFYGLLIVCLVIAILLSALYYRKSRKLKKLIKEVRATSTKQMNEESKDDGKKVEGEAVRSVGGLQEKGKLIFIGVGDGAAAEFELGDLLKASAEGLGRGIFGNSYKAKISGKEAVVVKRIRDLKPLVNEEFNKQLQLIANLKHPNLLPLLAYYHSKDEKLLLYRYVRNGNLFNRLFGERGPNRIPFTWTSRLSVARGVAQAVEYLHLNATSPNIPPHGNLKSSNILLNENDTVLVSDYGFASLVALPIAAQRMVSYKAPEYKRTKRVSKESDVWSYGLLLLELLTGKLSVCTAPPGVSGVDLCSWVHRAVREEWTSEIFDEELSGEHRTTSSGMLRLLQIAMQCCDPSPEKRPMMSEVAREVENIKITNSIVDSDDSIGD, from the exons ATGAAACTAATGGCTTCCTCTCTGTTCATCAAATGCTACCCTCTTCTTGCCATACTTCTGCTGATACACGAATCTGCTATAGCCCAAACTGGCTATAACAAAAAGGAGAAGGAGGCTCTTGATGCCTTGAAGGCTACTTTCAACAATGCTTATCTAAGTGATAACTGGACAGGCATTCCTTGCTTCTTGAGTGAGACATCAAAATGGTATGGAATTCAATGTGATCCCAATGGCCGCGTCACAGGCATTGTCTTGGAAAGTATGGGACTAGTAGGGAATGTCAAAGTCGATGCATTCAAAGACTTTACCGAGATGTCAGTGGTGAGCTTGAAGAACAACACTATATGGGGAAACATGATGGATTTTAGTTCCAACCAGAAGCTGACTCACATTGATATCTCCCGGAATATGCTGTTTGGGCCAATGTCAAGTTCAGTTTTGAGTCTTGGGAACTTGGAGTACTTTTTTGTTCAATATAATTGGTTGAGTGGTTTCATCCCGGAATTGAACCAATCCACACTGAAAGCGGTCGATCTCTCAAATAACAAGTTTAATGGACCAATCCCAACAACTCAAGCTCTTCAAACATTTGGCTACAATTCATATTCTGGTAACAATGGCTTGTGTGGATCACCTTCTCATGTTCCCTGTGACGCTGTCAACCCCCCTTCTCATTTGGATAGTGAAAGCAATAATAGGTCTTCTGGTTCTATTACGAAATATCATACTTCTTTTTCCCCGTTTAATGCAATTTTTTATGGTTTGCTTATTGTTTGTCTAGTAATTGCAATTCTTCTTTCGGCTCTTTATTACCGGAAATCTAGGAAGTTAAAGAAGTTGATAAAGGAAGTGAGAGCCACTAGTACTAAACAAATGAATGAGGAGAGCAAAGATGATGGAAAGAAGGTTGAGGGAGAGGCGGTAAGATCAGTTGGAGGACTACAGGAGAAAGGGAAGCTCATATTCATTGGGGTTGGGGATGGAGCAGCTGCAGAGTTTGAACTTGGAGATCTTTTAAAAGCTTCTGCTGAGGGATTAGGTAGAGGGATTTTTGGAAATAGTTATAAGGCTAAGATCAGTGGGAAGGAAGCCGTTGTTGTAAAGAGGATAAGGGATCTGAAACCATTGGTTAATGAGGAATTCAACAAGCAGTTGCAGCTGATTGCCAATTTGAAACACCCCAACTTGTTGCCTCTTCTTGCTTACTACCACTCCAAGGATGAAAAATTGCTCCTATATAGATATGTTCGAAATGGGAATTTGTTCAACCGATTGTTTG GAGAAAGAGGCCCAAATCGAATTCCATTCACATGGACCTCAAGACTATCAGTTGCTCGAGGTGTAGCTCAAGCTGTGGAGTATCTTCACCTCAATGCCACATCCCCTAATATCCCTCCTCATGGAAACTTAAAGTCTTCAAACATTCTTCTCAATGAGAATGACACGGTTCTTGTTTCGGATTATGGTTTTGCTTCACTAGTAGCACTTCCCATTGCAGCTCAACGAATGGTTTCGTATAAAGCACCCGAGTATAAAAGGACCAAAAGAGTTTCTAAAGAGTCTGATGTGTGGAGCTATGGCCTCCTTCTTTTAGAGCTCTTGACCGGAAAACTCTCGGTCTGCACTGCTCCACCAGGTGTCAGTGGTGTAGATCTCTGCAGTTGGGTTCACCGAGCAGTTAGAGAAGAATGGACATCTGAGATTTTTGATGAGGAACTATCTGGTGAGCACAGAACTACAAGTAGTGGAATGCTTAGACTGCTACAAATTGCAATGCAGTGCTGTGATCCATCCCCAGAGAAACGCCCCATGATGAGTGAAGTGGCAAGGGAAGTGGAGAACATAAAGATTACTAATTCAATAGTCGACTCAGATGATTCGATAGGAGATTAG
- the LOC133707015 gene encoding HIPL1 protein-like yields MGGVHAIGLLLCSLVLLFDYSISHPLCIDSRAPSTLSTPLKFCSYNGTACCNSTEDSQIQKQFLSMNISSSACASLLKPVLCARCDPFAAELFTVNSVPRPVPILCNSTISANSSQSLIQVTSDFCSNLWDTCQNVSMSNSPFAPSLQGQAGIPVNSTVSELTQFWQSKADFCNAFGGVSSEDSVCFDGEPVKLNDTGTPIPPHGLCLEKIGNGSYLNMVAHPDGSNRAFFSSQEGKVWLATIPEEGSGEAMGLDESSPFVDLTDQVHFDTAFGMMGMAFHPNFAQNGRFYASFNCDKEKWPGCTGRCSCNSDVNCDPSKLGSDNGAQPCQYQTVIAEYTANGTASQPSLATSAKPSEVRRIFTMGLPFTGHHAGQILFGPEDGYLYFMMGDGGGTGDPYNFSQNKKSLLGKIMRLDVDNVLSASEIDKLVLWGNYSIPKDNPVSEDPELRPEIWATGLRNPWRCSFDSEEPSYFICADVGQDLYEEVDVITKGGNYGWNVYEGPYPFTLPNSSSKNTSTRLTNPIFPIMGYNHSEVNKKEGSASITGGYIYRSKTDPCMYGRYVYGDLYAGAIWAGSEDPENSGNFSTSKIPFSCGRDSPIPCTSVPGSSLPALGYIFSFGEDNRKDIFVLSSSGVYRVVRPSRCNYTCSKENVTSVATPGPSASPNDACWISKPSKSTVLLVSSLVLLLLLSFV; encoded by the exons ATGGGTGGTGTTCATGCAATTGGGCTCTTGCTTTGTTCCTTGGTGTTGCTTTTTGATTATTCAATTTCACACCCTCTATGCATTGATTCAA GAGCACCTTCTACTCTGAGCACCCCACTCAAGTTTTGTTCTTACAATGGAACTGCTTGCTGCAACTCCACTGAAGATTCACAGATACAGAAGCAATTCCTGTCCATGAACATCTCTAGTTCTGCTTGTGCTTCTCTCTTGAAACCAGTACTTTGTGCT AGGTGTGATCCATTTGCTGCTGAGCTATTCACAGTTAATTCTGTGCCTAGGCCAGTTCCTATACTATGCAACTCAACTATTTCAGCAAATTCATCCCAGTCTTTAATCCAAGTAACAAGTGACTTTTGCTCTAACTTATGGGACACATGTCAAAATGTGTCCATGTCCAACTCCCCATTTGCTCCTTCATTACAAGGCCAAGCTGGAATACCTGTGAATTCCACTGTTAGTGAGCTAACCCAATTCTGGCAATCAAAAGCCGATTTCTGCAATGCATTTGGTGGAGTTTCTAGTGAGGACTCGGTGTGTTTTGATGGTGAGCCTGTCAAACTGAATGACACTGGAACTCCTATCCCCCCACATGGTTTGTGCCTTGAGAAAATCGGTAATGGATCTTACCTCAACATGGTTGCTCATCCTGATGGCTCAAACCGTGCATTTTTCTCCAGTCAAGAGGGTAAGGTTTGGTTGGCAACTATACCGGAAGAAGGGTCAGGAGAGGCAATGGGGCTTGATGAGTCCAGTCCCTTTGTGGATTTAACTGATCAAGTTCATTTTGATACGGCGTTTGGCATGATGGGTATGGCTTTTCATCCCAATTTTGCACAAAATGGGAGGTTCTATGCTTCATTTAACTGTGACAAGGAGAAGTGGCCAGGATGTACAGGAAGATGTTCATGTAATTCAGATGTCAACTGTGATCCTTCAAAGCTTGGTTCTGATAATGGTGCTCAACCATGCCAGTACCAAACTGTTATAGCAGAATACACTGCTAATGGTACCGCGTCACAACCTTCCTTG GCTACAAGTGCTAAACCATCAGAAGTTAGAAGGATATTTACTATGGGCCTCCCTTTCACAGGTCATCATGCAGGACAGATACTCTTTGGACCGGAGGACGGGTATTTATACTTCATGATGGGAGATGGTGGAGGCACAGGTGATCCCTACAACTTCTCTCAAAACAAGAAATCATTGCTTGGAAAGATTATGAGGCTCGACGTTGATAATGTTCTAA GTGCTTCAGAAATTGATAAACTTGTTCTATGGGGAAACTACTCTATCCCAAAAGACAATCCAGTAAGTGAAGATCCAGAACTGAGGCCAGAAATATGGGCCACAGGGCTAAGAAATCCTTGGCGCTGCAGTTTCGATTCAGAAGAGCCTTCATATTTTATATGTGCAGATGTTGGACAG GATCTGTATGAAGAGGTGGATGTTATCACCAAGGGTGGAAACTATGGCTGGAATGTTTATGAGGGCCCCTATCCTTTCACTCTTCCAAACTCATCTAGTAAAAACACATCCACAAGACTCACAAACCCAATTTTTCCAATAATGGGGTACAACCATTCTGaggtaaacaagaaagaaggtTCAGCATCTATTACTGGGGGATATATCTATCGCTCCAAAACTGATCCATGCATGTATGGAAG GTATGTATATGGAGATCTGTATGCTGGTGCCATATGGGCTGGCAGTGAAGACCCAGAAAACAGTGGCAACTTTAGCACAAGCAAAATCCCCTTCAGCTGCGGACGTGACTCTCCCATACCTTGTACCTCTGTCCCTGGAAGCAGTCTTCCGGCTCTGGGCTACATTTTCTCATTCGGGGAGGACAACCGCAAAGATATCTTTGTCCTGTCGAGCTCTGGTGTTTATAGAGTTGTTCGTCCTAGTCGCTGTAATTACACTTGCTCCAAGGAAAATGTTACTTCTGTGGCAACCCCAGGTCCTTCTGCTTCACCTAATGATGCTTGCTGGATAAGTAAGCCATCTAAGAGCACAGTGCTCCTAGTCTCTTCTCTGGTACTTCTGCTTCTGCTCAGTTTTGTCTAG
- the LOC133745081 gene encoding F-box protein CPR1-like yields the protein MEEGKAKSLFVMAYSDHSSYSSLYEVKIQPGGQVIGGGGECSNRRKRRSSRRRRVLLLETVAARLPTHSHLGTASVVAFNFWWDLDQEGDVTFYISPQPDLEALHINKAFLVQTGRYKFTETRQGYLVHLGNLDFCLVQNRFKKHRADREQKLCITTFQVVVDDERGGKHIIKTLHSTFCEVDSPIRLGFSFTPDCDDFEPTEEEMRVKKQAATLSNLADFDANEFGMSHTIPQELIFDILARLSTKDLIRLMCVSKAWNAAIQDPEWAKLHLQLSIKRNSLDPTFLILPSKLDEFFTMTLFDNGTKGRLVLIKQQSKQVEKRNKILGCSNGLLCIYESMENEDFGLWNPTIHKFKRIPLSAFNKWTQSKTFYGFGYDSVNDDYKFVKMGQFKDPSGVVTSSEVQVYSLKLHSWKRVQDLPSHLNKDYILASNGVCLGSSLHWLMRLGDKGGGPMIVLSLDLASEEYHWFSAPACYNSEHLSINYLDLHVMAGFLCFCFDTDFLRETWILKEYGVTKSWTKLCYYNRYWSCNPLIFSKCGKKILFPRVAELFWYDLENKRIENVSTDIRLVRSRAWALQTVTSVENLNLLRRQPELPYNNCH from the exons ATGGAAGAAGGGAAAGCCAAGTCTTTATTTGTGATGGCGTATTCTGATCACAGCTCATATAGCTCGCTATATGAGGTGAAAATCCAACCAGGAGGACAAGTCATAGGCGGCGGTGGAGAATGTAGCAACCGTCGTAAGAGGAGGAGTTCTAGGCGTCGTAGGGTTCTGCTACTTGAGACTGTAGCAGCAAGGTTACCGACGCATTCACATTTGGGAACTGCCAG TGTTGTTGCATTCAACTTTTGGTGGGATTTAGATCAGGAAGGTGATGTTACATTTTATATAAGCCCTCAACCCGATTTGGAAGCCTTGCATATCAACAAGGCCTTTCTGGTGCAAACAGGTCGTTATAAGTTTACAGAAACTAGACAAGGATATTTGGTTCACTTGGGAAACTTGGATTTTTGTCTTGTCCAAAATCGGTTCAAAAAACATAGAGCTGATCGTGAACAGAAACTCTGTATCACCACGTTTCAAGTTGTGGTCGACGATGAACGGGGAGGGAAGCATATCATCAAGACCTTACATTCAACTTTCTGTGAGGTGGACTCCCCCATTCGTTTGGGTTTCAGCTTTACTCCAGATTGTGATGATTTTGAACCCACAGAAGAGGAAATGAGAGTGAAAAAACAAGCTGCAACATTGAGTAACCTTGCTGATTTCGATGCAAATGAATTCGGCATGTCACACACTATCCCACAAGAGCTAATCTTTGACATACTTGCAAGGCTTTCGACCAAGGATTTGATACGACTCATGTGTGTTTCCAAAGCATGGAATGCAGCCATCCAAGACCCAGAATGGGCCAAGCTGCATCTCCAGCTCTCCATCAAGCGCAACTCTTTGGATCCTACCTTTTTAATTCTACCATCTAAGCTTGATGAGTTTTTTACAATGACCTTGTTCGACAATGGCACAAAGGGAAGACTTGTGTTAATCAAGCAGCAGTCAAAGCAGGTTGAGAAAAGAAATAAGATCTTGGGCTGCAGCAATGGTTTGCTTTGCATTTACGAATCTATGGAAAATGAAGACTTTGGTTTGTGGAATCCGACAATCCACAAGTTTAAGAGGATTCCTTTGTCAGCCTTCAATAAGTGGACGCAGAGCAAGACCTTTTATGGCTTCGGGTATGATTCAGTCAATGATGACTATAAGTTTGTGAAAATGGGACAGTTTAAGGATCCGAGTGGTGTTGTTACAAGCTCGGAAGTGCAGGTTTATAGTCTAAAATTGCACTCATGGAAAAGGGTCCAAGATTTGCCTTCTCATCTTAATAAAGATTATATACTTGCCTCAAATGGGGTTTGTCTGGGTAGTTCTTTACATTGGTTGATGAGATTAGGTGATAAAGGTGGAGGACCAATGATAGTTCTATCCCTTGATCTGGCAAGTGAAGAATACCACTGGTTTTCTGCCCCAGCTTGCTATAACAGTGAGCATTTGAGTATCAActacttggatttgcatgtaatgGCAGGGTTCTTATGCTTTTGTTTCGACACTGATTTCCTCCGGGAGACTTGGATTTTGAAGGAATATGGAGTTACCAAATCTTGGACCAAGCTTTGTTATTATAACAGATATTGGAGTTGCAATCCTTTGATCTTTTCAAAGTGTGGTAAGAAGATTCTTTTCCCAAGAGTTGCGGAATTGTTTTGGTATGATCTGGAGAACAAGAGAATTGAAAATGTCAGCACTGATATCAGGCTTGTGAGGAGTAGGGCGTGGGCGTTACAGACGGTAACTTCTGTGGAAAACCTTAATCTTCTTAGGAGGCAACCAGAACTACCTTATAATAACTGTCACTAA